A genomic region of Azoarcus sp. KH32C contains the following coding sequences:
- the mreD gene encoding rod shape-determining protein MreD → MQPTHRSRRILLPARTWFVYLSLIVALGLSYIPTGLLPGVPDWVALVLTFWAIREPLRAGMGAGFVFGLLVDIGHGAAMGQHALAYVVLCYLATSVSRRVLWFPPPQQALHVLPMLLAAQVIMVLVRLLAGAEFPGWWYFLSSFTSIVLWVPLNFLLLLPQYQPVERDENRPI, encoded by the coding sequence ATGCAGCCGACCCACCGTTCCCGCCGCATCCTGCTGCCCGCGCGCACCTGGTTCGTCTATCTGAGCCTGATTGTCGCGCTTGGCCTGAGTTATATCCCGACCGGACTGCTGCCCGGCGTGCCCGACTGGGTCGCGTTGGTGCTGACCTTCTGGGCAATCCGCGAACCGCTGCGTGCGGGAATGGGCGCGGGCTTCGTGTTCGGGCTGCTGGTCGATATCGGCCACGGCGCGGCGATGGGGCAGCACGCGCTCGCCTATGTCGTGCTGTGCTACCTCGCGACCTCGGTGTCGCGCCGCGTGCTGTGGTTCCCGCCGCCGCAACAGGCGCTGCACGTGCTGCCGATGCTGCTGGCGGCGCAGGTGATCATGGTGCTGGTGCGCCTGCTCGCTGGAGCCGAATTCCCGGGCTGGTGGTACTTCCTGTCGAGCTTCACGAGCATCGTGCTGTGGGTGCCGCTCAACTTCCTGCTGCTGCTGCCGCAGTACCAGCCGGTCGAGCGCGACGAGAACCGGCCGATCTGA
- the mrdA gene encoding penicillin-binding protein 2, translating into MEFRTPDEELASFRRRVLVAGLFVMVCFGVLAARFYFLQVVRYDYYHTRAEDNRIALLPIVPSRGAIVDRNGVPLARNYAAYTLEITPSRVADLDATIDALSEIIQIEPRDRRRFRKLLEDSKNFESLPIRTRLTEEEVARFIARRYRFPGVEVQARLFRDYPQGELASHVIGYIGRINQRDQDRIEDQGLTANYRGSDYIGKGGLEMSYEAELHGATGAEQVEVNAGGRAVRQLARVPGVPGNDLELTLDIEMQKVAEAAFGNRRGALVAIDPATGGILSLVSKPTFDPNLFVDGISNDDWKALNESPDHPLVNRAILSAYPPGSTFKPFMALAGLTAGKRTITQTISDPGYFMFAGHRYMDDQPGGHGTVDLRKSIVVSCNTYYYQLANDLGIDGIANFMRPLGFGSRTGIDLNGEAEGVLPTPEWKKKRFRNKEHQKWFGGETISVGIGQGYNAYTPLQLANALAAVINDGKVFRPHLVRNVVNPVTGERRPVAPEPLRQVQIKPEYLAAVRQAMVDVNKAGTGARAFAGAPYSVGGKTGTAQVFSLHGQKYVAGRVTEKLRDHSWFIAYAPADKPTIAMAVLVENGGFGAQSAAPIARQVIDFHLLGKRPNQPAGEDAGAVDEGDDRHDPAEHDAPAVPGFFGNDSEGR; encoded by the coding sequence ATGGAATTCCGTACTCCCGACGAGGAACTGGCGAGTTTCCGCCGCCGCGTCCTGGTGGCGGGCCTGTTCGTGATGGTCTGCTTCGGCGTCCTCGCGGCGCGCTTCTATTTCCTGCAGGTCGTCCGCTACGACTACTACCACACGCGGGCCGAGGACAACCGCATCGCGCTGCTGCCGATCGTGCCCAGCCGCGGGGCTATCGTCGACCGCAACGGCGTGCCGCTCGCGCGCAACTACGCGGCGTACACGCTCGAGATCACGCCTTCGCGCGTCGCGGATCTCGACGCGACGATCGATGCGCTGTCGGAGATCATCCAGATCGAACCGCGCGACCGGCGGCGCTTCCGCAAGCTGCTCGAGGACAGCAAGAACTTCGAGAGCCTGCCGATCCGCACGCGCCTGACCGAGGAGGAGGTTGCCCGCTTCATCGCGCGACGCTATCGCTTCCCCGGGGTCGAGGTGCAGGCGCGCCTCTTCCGCGACTACCCGCAGGGTGAGCTCGCGTCGCACGTGATTGGCTACATCGGGCGCATCAACCAGCGCGACCAGGACCGCATCGAGGACCAGGGCCTGACGGCGAACTACCGCGGCTCCGACTACATCGGCAAGGGCGGGCTCGAGATGAGCTACGAGGCCGAACTGCATGGCGCGACCGGCGCCGAGCAGGTCGAGGTCAATGCCGGCGGGCGCGCGGTGCGCCAGCTCGCGCGCGTTCCCGGCGTGCCGGGCAACGACCTGGAGCTCACGCTCGATATCGAGATGCAGAAGGTCGCGGAAGCGGCGTTCGGCAACCGGCGCGGCGCGCTCGTCGCGATCGACCCGGCTACCGGCGGCATCCTGTCACTGGTGTCGAAGCCCACTTTCGACCCGAACCTCTTCGTCGACGGCATCTCGAACGACGACTGGAAGGCGCTCAACGAGTCGCCGGACCATCCGCTCGTGAACCGCGCGATCCTCAGCGCCTATCCGCCGGGCTCGACCTTCAAGCCCTTCATGGCGCTCGCGGGTCTGACGGCGGGCAAGCGCACGATCACGCAGACGATCTCAGACCCGGGCTACTTCATGTTCGCCGGCCATCGCTACATGGACGATCAGCCCGGCGGACACGGCACGGTCGATCTGCGCAAGTCGATCGTCGTGTCGTGCAACACCTATTACTACCAGCTCGCCAACGACCTCGGCATCGACGGCATCGCGAACTTCATGCGTCCGCTGGGCTTCGGCTCGCGCACCGGCATCGACCTCAATGGCGAAGCGGAAGGCGTGCTGCCGACGCCGGAGTGGAAGAAGAAGCGCTTCCGCAACAAGGAACACCAGAAGTGGTTCGGCGGCGAGACGATCTCGGTCGGCATCGGCCAGGGCTACAACGCCTACACGCCGTTGCAGCTCGCCAACGCACTGGCGGCGGTCATCAACGACGGCAAGGTGTTCCGCCCGCACCTCGTACGCAACGTCGTCAATCCCGTCACCGGCGAGCGACGGCCGGTCGCGCCGGAGCCGCTGCGCCAGGTGCAGATCAAGCCGGAGTACCTCGCCGCGGTGCGCCAGGCGATGGTTGATGTGAACAAGGCCGGTACCGGCGCGCGCGCCTTCGCCGGGGCACCCTATTCGGTGGGCGGCAAGACCGGTACCGCGCAGGTGTTCTCGCTGCACGGTCAGAAGTACGTCGCCGGGCGCGTGACCGAGAAGCTGCGCGACCACTCGTGGTTCATCGCCTACGCGCCGGCCGACAAGCCGACGATCGCGATGGCGGTGCTGGTCGAAAACGGCGGTTTCGGTGCACAGTCGGCGGCGCCGATCGCGCGCCAGGTGATCGACTTCCACCTGCTCGGCAAGCGTCCGAACCAGCCGGCGGGCGAGGATGCCGGGGCGGTCGACGAAGGCGATGACCGCCACGATCCGGCCGAGCACGACGCCCCCGCCGTTCCGGGGTTCTTCGGCAACGATTCGGAGGGACGCTGA
- the rodA gene encoding rod shape-determining protein RodA: MNRGNFHVRDIVQAVLRPIDRPLFFMLAALMAYAYIVLMSASPDRLVALEINILVALTAMWLTARLTPQKLLGLALPLYAVGVLLLVAVMLFGETSKGATRWLNIGITRIQPSELMKIAMPLMLAWFFQQREGHIGVREFIAAGVLLLVPVGLIAVQPDLGTAVLVAAAGLYVIFFAGLSWKLIIPVVVVGVVAIGAIVGFGDQLCQPDVVWPGLREYQKHRICTLLDPMQDPLGKGFHIIQSTIAIGSGGILGKGWTQGTQTHLSFLPERHTDFIFSVLSEEFGLVGICVLLVIYLMLLMRGFAIAATAPTLATRLLAGAVTMIFFTYAFVNMGMVSGILPVVGVPLPFISYGGTALVTLCVGIGILMSIHRSRQAAQ; the protein is encoded by the coding sequence ATGAACCGCGGCAACTTCCATGTGCGCGACATCGTGCAGGCGGTGCTGCGGCCGATCGACCGGCCGCTGTTCTTCATGCTCGCGGCGCTGATGGCCTACGCCTACATCGTGCTGATGAGCGCGTCGCCGGACCGCCTCGTCGCGCTCGAGATCAACATCCTCGTCGCGCTGACCGCGATGTGGCTGACCGCGCGCCTGACGCCGCAGAAGCTGCTCGGACTCGCGCTGCCGCTGTACGCGGTCGGCGTGCTGCTGCTCGTTGCGGTGATGCTCTTCGGCGAGACCTCGAAGGGGGCGACGCGCTGGCTGAACATCGGCATCACGCGTATCCAGCCGTCCGAGCTGATGAAGATCGCGATGCCGCTAATGCTGGCCTGGTTCTTCCAGCAGCGCGAAGGCCACATCGGCGTGCGCGAGTTCATCGCGGCGGGCGTCCTGCTTCTCGTGCCGGTGGGCCTGATCGCGGTCCAGCCCGACCTCGGCACCGCCGTGCTGGTGGCGGCGGCGGGCCTGTATGTGATCTTCTTCGCTGGCCTGTCGTGGAAGCTGATCATTCCGGTCGTCGTGGTCGGTGTTGTCGCGATCGGCGCGATCGTCGGCTTCGGCGACCAGCTGTGCCAACCTGACGTTGTCTGGCCGGGTCTGCGCGAATACCAGAAGCACCGCATCTGCACGCTGCTCGATCCGATGCAGGATCCGCTCGGCAAGGGGTTCCACATCATCCAGTCGACGATCGCGATCGGCTCGGGCGGCATCCTCGGCAAGGGCTGGACGCAGGGCACGCAGACGCATCTGTCCTTCCTGCCCGAGCGGCACACCGACTTCATCTTCTCGGTGCTGTCCGAAGAGTTCGGGCTGGTGGGCATCTGCGTGCTGCTCGTGATCTACCTGATGCTGCTGATGCGCGGCTTCGCAATCGCCGCCACGGCGCCGACGCTTGCGACGCGGCTCCTCGCGGGAGCGGTCACGATGATCTTTTTCACCTATGCTTTCGTGAATATGGGCATGGTCAGCGGCATCCTGCCGGTCGTGGGCGTGCCCTTGCCCTTCATCAGCTACGGGGGAACCGCGCTCGTGACCTTGTGCGTCGGCATCGGCATCCTGATGAGCATACACCGCAGTCGACAGGCGGCCCAGTGA
- a CDS encoding septal ring lytic transglycosylase RlpA family protein: MIGAAGRLSPLLALLALMLTFAGCSSTPSRVPPAEGTVATPPSGSATRDTARTAKRGGAFYKDDGPGDNPPPNLDEIPDAKPRLEPLHRFANRPYTVLGEDYVPATSLVPYRQRGVGSWYGRRFHGQPTSSGEPYDMYAMTAAHPTLPIPSYARVTNVSNGRSVIVRVNDRGPFLRGRVMDLSFAAAYRLGYANTGSTEIEVETIIPDGGETLLAEPVTTPVPGRDPILVAADGAVPLELTNRPAPPASAARGIFLQLGAFSSSENAEELRSRVRGAFSDFADRLDVLNEGARYRLRLGPFASADQARDAAERIARALKFRPFVVTR; this comes from the coding sequence ATGATCGGAGCCGCAGGAAGACTATCGCCGCTGCTCGCGCTGCTGGCCCTGATGCTGACGTTCGCCGGCTGCAGCTCGACGCCCTCCCGCGTGCCGCCGGCCGAAGGCACGGTCGCGACGCCCCCTTCGGGCAGTGCAACGCGCGACACGGCGCGGACCGCCAAGCGCGGCGGCGCTTTCTATAAGGACGACGGCCCCGGCGACAACCCGCCGCCGAACCTCGACGAGATTCCCGACGCGAAGCCCCGTCTCGAACCGCTGCACCGCTTCGCCAACCGGCCCTACACGGTACTCGGCGAGGATTACGTGCCCGCGACTTCGCTCGTGCCCTACCGCCAGCGCGGTGTCGGCAGCTGGTACGGCCGCCGTTTTCATGGCCAGCCGACCTCCAGCGGCGAGCCCTACGACATGTACGCGATGACGGCGGCGCATCCGACCTTGCCGATCCCGAGCTACGCGCGCGTGACCAACGTCTCCAACGGCCGTTCGGTCATCGTGCGCGTGAACGACCGCGGGCCTTTCCTGAGGGGGCGGGTGATGGATCTCTCCTTCGCCGCCGCGTACCGGCTCGGCTATGCGAACACCGGCAGCACCGAGATCGAGGTCGAAACGATCATCCCCGACGGCGGCGAAACGCTTCTCGCCGAACCGGTGACGACCCCGGTCCCCGGCCGCGATCCGATCCTCGTCGCGGCCGACGGCGCCGTGCCCCTCGAACTCACCAATCGCCCGGCGCCGCCCGCGAGTGCCGCGCGTGGCATCTTCCTGCAGCTCGGTGCGTTCTCGTCGTCGGAAAACGCCGAGGAACTGCGCAGCCGCGTGCGCGGCGCGTTCTCGGACTTCGCCGACCGGCTCGACGTGCTCAACGAGGGCGCCCGCTATCGCCTGCGCCTCGGGCCGTTCGCGTCGGCCGATCAGGCGCGCGACGCCGCCGAACGCATCGCCCGTGCGCTGAAATTCCGGCCTTTTGTCGTCACGCGTTGA
- a CDS encoding D-alanyl-D-alanine carboxypeptidase family protein, whose amino-acid sequence MRFFLALLFSLISLAASAQNVPPPALAARAWLLMDHATGQVLAAQEPDSRIEPASLTKLMTAYLTFAALKSGSIKLEQTVPVSEKAWRMEGSRMFIQPDKPVTVGELVQGMIIQSGNDACVALSELIAGGEDSFAALMNREAQRLGMKNTHYMNSTGLPDPDHYTTARDLSVLAGAISRDFPEYYHYYSQKGYSYNGITQPNRNRLLWLDPSVDGLKTGHTAAAGYCLIASALRGPRRLVSVVLGTESDTVRAQESLKLLNYGFQFFDTAKLYSANQELSRFRVWKGQINELPVGFTQDFVMSLPKGQAEKLQTELTSMQPVVAPLQKGQPVGTLKVSLDGKAIGEYPVVALQDVPVAGFFGRLWDALLMWIKSL is encoded by the coding sequence ATGCGTTTCTTCCTCGCCCTGCTGTTTTCGCTGATTTCCCTTGCCGCATCTGCACAAAACGTCCCGCCCCCCGCACTCGCCGCTCGTGCGTGGCTGCTGATGGATCACGCCACGGGTCAGGTGCTGGCCGCGCAGGAGCCCGATTCCCGCATCGAGCCGGCGTCGCTGACCAAGCTGATGACGGCCTACCTGACCTTTGCGGCCCTGAAGAGCGGCAGCATCAAGCTCGAGCAGACCGTGCCGGTGTCGGAAAAGGCCTGGCGCATGGAAGGCTCGCGGATGTTCATCCAGCCCGACAAGCCGGTGACAGTCGGTGAGCTCGTGCAGGGCATGATCATCCAGTCCGGCAACGACGCCTGCGTCGCGCTCTCCGAGCTGATCGCCGGCGGCGAAGACTCCTTTGCCGCGCTGATGAACCGCGAGGCGCAGCGCCTGGGCATGAAGAACACCCACTACATGAACTCCACCGGCCTGCCGGATCCCGACCACTACACGACGGCGCGCGACCTGTCGGTGCTCGCCGGTGCGATCTCGCGCGACTTCCCCGAGTACTACCACTACTACTCGCAGAAGGGATACAGCTATAACGGCATCACCCAGCCGAACCGCAACCGCCTGCTGTGGCTCGATCCCTCGGTCGATGGCCTCAAGACCGGGCACACCGCGGCCGCCGGCTACTGCCTGATCGCCTCCGCGCTGCGCGGCCCGCGTCGCCTCGTGTCGGTCGTGCTCGGCACCGAGTCCGACACCGTGCGCGCGCAGGAATCGCTGAAGCTGCTGAACTACGGCTTCCAGTTCTTCGACACCGCCAAGCTCTACTCGGCCAACCAGGAGCTGTCGCGCTTCCGCGTCTGGAAGGGCCAGATCAACGAACTGCCGGTCGGCTTCACGCAGGACTTCGTGATGTCGCTGCCGAAGGGCCAGGCCGAGAAGCTGCAGACCGAACTGACCAGCATGCAGCCCGTCGTCGCGCCGCTGCAGAAGGGCCAGCCGGTCGGCACGCTGAAGGTCTCGCTCGACGGCAAGGCGATCGGCGAATATCCGGTCGTCGCGCTGCAGGATGTGCCGGTCGCGGGCTTCTTCGGGCGCCTGTGGGACGCGCTGCTGATGTGGATCAAGAGCCTGTAA
- a CDS encoding D-amino acid aminotransferase, which translates to MSTCYLNGTYQPLAEARVSPMDRGFLFGDGAYEVIPVYSRRPFRLAEHLARLERTLEALRLPNPYRLDEWAGIVHEIVARNTWSDQSIYLQVTRGADTRRNHAFPIGVQPTVFLMSEALVTPPADQLANGVAAVSAADFRWLRCDLKTTALLANCLLRQMAIDHGCAETVLFRDGFLTEGSASNIFIVRDGVLLAPPKSHLMLPGITYDVVLELAAKHGVAHEVRDILKDEVRTADEVWMTSSTKEVLAITSLDDRLIGDGRPGPVGRQMLAWYQDFKKTVMRGG; encoded by the coding sequence ATGAGCACCTGCTACCTCAACGGGACCTACCAGCCGCTCGCCGAGGCGCGCGTCTCGCCGATGGACCGCGGCTTCCTGTTCGGGGACGGCGCCTACGAGGTGATCCCGGTCTATTCGCGGCGGCCCTTCCGCCTGGCCGAGCACCTCGCACGGCTTGAGCGCACGCTCGAAGCGCTGCGCCTGCCGAATCCCTACCGCCTCGACGAATGGGCGGGGATCGTGCACGAGATCGTCGCGCGCAACACGTGGAGCGACCAGTCGATCTACCTCCAGGTGACGCGCGGGGCGGACACGCGGCGCAATCATGCTTTCCCGATCGGGGTGCAGCCGACGGTGTTCCTGATGAGCGAGGCGCTCGTCACGCCGCCGGCCGACCAACTGGCCAACGGGGTCGCGGCCGTCAGCGCGGCGGATTTCCGCTGGCTGCGCTGCGACCTCAAGACCACGGCGCTGCTCGCGAACTGCCTGCTGCGCCAGATGGCGATCGACCACGGCTGTGCCGAAACAGTGCTCTTCCGCGACGGCTTCCTCACCGAGGGTTCCGCGTCGAACATCTTCATCGTGCGCGATGGCGTCCTGCTCGCACCGCCGAAGAGCCACCTGATGCTGCCCGGCATCACTTACGATGTGGTGCTGGAACTCGCGGCGAAGCACGGCGTCGCACACGAGGTGCGCGACATCCTCAAAGACGAGGTTCGGACGGCCGACGAAGTGTGGATGACCTCGTCCACGAAGGAAGTGCTGGCGATCACGAGCCTCGACGACCGTCTGATCGGCGACGGCCGGCCGGGCCCGGTGGGGCGCCAGATGCTCGCCTGGTATCAGGATTTCAAGAAAACGGTGATGCGCGGTGGCTGA
- a CDS encoding YbeD family protein — MADETQQTLLEFPCEFPIKIMGARVDEFAQAIVAVVQAHAPDFDPATVQMRPSSKGNYLSLTCTINAQSKDQLDNLYRALSAHPLVKVVL; from the coding sequence GTGGCTGACGAAACCCAACAAACCCTGCTGGAATTTCCCTGCGAGTTTCCCATCAAGATCATGGGCGCCCGCGTCGACGAGTTCGCCCAGGCGATCGTTGCGGTGGTACAGGCCCATGCGCCCGATTTCGACCCGGCCACGGTGCAGATGCGCCCGTCGAGCAAGGGCAACTACCTGTCGCTGACCTGCACGATCAACGCGCAGTCGAAGGACCAGCTCGACAACCTTTACCGCGCGCTGTCGGCGCACCCGCTGGTGAAGGTGGTGCTGTAA
- the lipB gene encoding lipoyl(octanoyl) transferase LipB, giving the protein MVVRHLGRVDYEPTWQAMRAFTDARTAETPDELWVLEHPPVFTLGQAGKPEHLLRETGIPLVKIDRGGQITYHGPGQIVVYLLLDLHRRHLKVRELVNLMEQALIDCLADYGLTAERKDGAPGVYIGGAKIAALGLRVRNGCSYHGLALNVDADLAPFTAINPCGYEGLQTIRMKDFGITDGIAEVGERLVGHLQRLLPLPTVSPTPALDRP; this is encoded by the coding sequence CTGGTCGTGCGCCACCTGGGGCGCGTGGACTACGAACCCACCTGGCAGGCGATGCGCGCCTTCACGGACGCGCGCACGGCGGAGACGCCCGACGAGCTGTGGGTGCTCGAACATCCGCCGGTCTTCACGCTCGGCCAGGCCGGCAAGCCGGAACACCTGCTGCGCGAGACCGGCATCCCGCTCGTGAAGATCGACCGCGGCGGCCAGATCACCTATCACGGCCCCGGCCAGATCGTCGTCTACCTGCTGCTCGACCTGCATCGTCGCCACCTCAAGGTGCGCGAGCTCGTGAACCTGATGGAGCAGGCGTTGATCGATTGTCTCGCCGACTACGGCCTTACGGCCGAACGCAAAGACGGCGCCCCGGGCGTCTATATCGGCGGCGCGAAGATCGCCGCGCTCGGGCTGCGTGTGCGAAACGGGTGCAGCTACCACGGCCTCGCACTCAACGTGGACGCCGATCTCGCACCCTTCACGGCGATCAACCCCTGCGGCTACGAAGGCCTGCAGACGATCCGGATGAAGGATTTCGGCATCACCGATGGCATCGCCGAGGTCGGCGAGCGGCTCGTCGGCCACCTGCAGCGCCTGTTACCGTTACCCACCGTGAGCCCCACACCGGCCCTTGACAGGCCATAA
- the lipA gene encoding lipoyl synthase codes for MDTPNRKQRGAEKTARIPIKIVPAERLKKPDWIRIKLGAGQEAERFNEIKASLREHKLHTVCEEASCPNIHECFGKGTATFMIMGDICTRRCPFCDVGHGRPEPLNADEPKELAATIAAMRLNYVVITSVDRDDLRDGGAQHFVDCIRETRAVSPKTSIEVLVPDFRGRLEVALEIFDQASPDVMNHNMETVPRLYKQARPGADYEYSLRLLKEFKARNPKVSTKSGLMVGLGETDEEILEVMRDLRAHDVEMLTIGQYLQPSGGHLPVLRYVHPDTFKMFETEALKMGFKNAACGPMVRSSYWADQQAHGAGVV; via the coding sequence ATGGACACACCCAACCGCAAGCAGCGCGGCGCCGAGAAGACCGCCCGCATCCCGATCAAGATCGTACCGGCCGAGCGCCTGAAGAAACCCGACTGGATCCGCATCAAGCTCGGCGCCGGCCAGGAGGCCGAACGCTTCAACGAGATCAAGGCGAGTCTGCGCGAGCACAAGCTGCACACGGTGTGCGAGGAAGCCTCCTGTCCGAACATCCATGAATGCTTCGGTAAGGGCACCGCGACCTTCATGATCATGGGCGACATCTGCACGCGGCGCTGCCCCTTCTGCGACGTCGGCCACGGTCGCCCCGAGCCGCTCAACGCCGACGAACCGAAGGAACTCGCCGCGACGATCGCCGCGATGCGCCTCAACTACGTCGTGATCACCAGCGTCGACCGCGACGACCTGCGCGACGGCGGGGCCCAGCACTTCGTCGACTGCATCCGCGAGACGCGCGCCGTGTCCCCGAAGACCAGCATCGAAGTGCTGGTGCCGGATTTCCGCGGGCGCCTGGAAGTCGCGCTGGAGATCTTCGACCAAGCCTCGCCCGACGTGATGAACCACAACATGGAAACCGTGCCGCGCCTGTACAAGCAGGCCCGTCCCGGTGCCGACTACGAATACTCGCTGCGCCTGCTGAAGGAATTCAAGGCGCGCAACCCGAAGGTGTCGACGAAGTCGGGCCTGATGGTCGGCCTGGGCGAGACCGACGAGGAAATCCTCGAAGTGATGCGCGACCTGCGCGCGCACGATGTCGAGATGCTGACGATCGGACAGTACCTGCAGCCCTCGGGCGGCCACCTGCCGGTGCTGCGCTATGTGCACCCGGACACTTTCAAGATGTTCGAGACCGAGGCGCTGAAGATGGGCTTCAAGAACGCGGCCTGCGGCCCGATGGTGCGTTCGAGCTACTGGGCGGACCAGCAGGCCCACGGCGCGGGCGTCGTGTAG
- the dksA gene encoding RNA polymerase-binding protein DksA: MNAIAARNGPISESELLAMSADDYMNSAQLEFFRQKLLELKNELLENSADMREHLRETVATADEADRATQEEEQVLEQRIRDRELKLLHKVESALRRIDDGSYGYCEVSGEPIGVGRLLARPTATLSLEEQERHERAERMFR; encoded by the coding sequence ATGAACGCGATTGCAGCACGCAATGGCCCCATCTCCGAATCGGAGCTGCTGGCGATGTCGGCCGACGATTACATGAATTCGGCGCAGCTCGAATTCTTCCGCCAAAAGCTGCTCGAACTGAAGAACGAACTGCTTGAGAACAGCGCGGACATGCGCGAACACCTGCGCGAGACGGTCGCTACCGCCGACGAGGCGGACCGCGCGACGCAGGAAGAGGAGCAGGTGCTCGAGCAGCGCATCCGCGACCGCGAACTGAAGCTGCTGCACAAGGTGGAGTCGGCCTTGCGCCGCATCGACGACGGCAGCTATGGCTATTGCGAAGTCAGTGGCGAGCCGATCGGTGTCGGGCGGTTGCTCGCGCGTCCGACGGCGACGCTGAGCCTCGAGGAACAGGAACGCCACGAACGCGCGGAGCGCATGTTCCGCTAG
- a CDS encoding DUF4197 domain-containing protein — translation MRSILRAFALLVISVPFAAVVWAAGIASLSESEASGGLREALVQGAGHAVQLLGAKDGFLKNKKVKIPLPDGLSQVESVMRLAGRGKDLDDLVKTMNRAAEAAVPEAQTLLVDAVREMSVDDARKILTGGDDSATRYFKSKTQAQLTERFLPVVKQSTDRLALSEQYNRIAGQAASFGLVKSEDAQIEGYVTRKALDGLYLMIAEEEKTIRKNPLQAAGSLAQRVFGMLGR, via the coding sequence ATGCGTTCCATTCTGCGAGCTTTCGCCCTGCTTGTCATCAGTGTGCCGTTCGCCGCCGTGGTTTGGGCCGCCGGCATTGCCAGCCTGAGTGAGAGCGAAGCCTCGGGCGGCTTGCGCGAAGCGCTGGTCCAGGGCGCCGGGCACGCGGTGCAGCTGCTTGGCGCGAAGGACGGATTCTTGAAAAACAAGAAGGTCAAGATCCCGCTCCCGGACGGCCTCTCGCAGGTCGAGTCGGTCATGCGCCTGGCCGGGCGCGGCAAGGATCTCGACGATCTCGTGAAGACGATGAATCGCGCGGCCGAGGCGGCGGTGCCGGAAGCGCAGACGCTGCTCGTCGATGCGGTGAGGGAGATGTCGGTCGACGACGCGCGCAAGATCCTCACCGGCGGCGACGACTCGGCAACACGCTATTTCAAATCGAAGACGCAGGCGCAGCTGACCGAACGCTTCCTGCCGGTCGTCAAGCAGAGCACCGACCGGCTGGCGCTTTCCGAGCAGTACAACAGGATCGCCGGTCAGGCCGCGAGCTTCGGCCTCGTGAAGAGTGAGGACGCGCAGATCGAAGGCTACGTCACGCGCAAGGCGCTCGACGGCCTCTACCTGATGATCGCCGAGGAAGAAAAGACGATCCGCAAGAACCCGCTGCAGGCCGCGGGATCGCTCGCGCAGCGGGTGTTCGGCATGTTGGGCCGCTGA